From Chryseobacterium joostei, the proteins below share one genomic window:
- the murB gene encoding UDP-N-acetylmuramate dehydrogenase, whose translation MQENFSLKPYNTFGVDAKSKYFIEINNIEELKDALSFSKAKSLPLLLLGGGSNILLTKDFDGLAIKLNLKGISEENLNENEVLVTAKAGENWHEFVLDCLGKNYGGLENLSLIPGNVGTSPMQNIGAYGTEIKDVFVSCKVLDLENLELKTFNLEECRFGYRDSIFKQEGKGRYIILEVTFRLTKKDHHIKTEYGAITSELKNMGIEQPTIQDVSKAVISIRQSKLPDPKEIGNAGSFFKNPTIPLAQFEALQQKFENIQGYPNGNMVKVPAGWLIEQCGWKGKQIGNVASHKLQSLVIINATGTATGKEIFDFSTEIINSVKEKFGIELEREVNII comes from the coding sequence ATGCAAGAAAATTTTTCATTAAAGCCTTACAATACATTTGGCGTTGATGCCAAGTCAAAATATTTCATTGAAATTAATAACATTGAAGAGTTAAAAGATGCCCTTAGTTTTTCAAAGGCAAAATCTCTTCCTCTTTTATTGTTGGGAGGCGGAAGTAATATTCTGCTGACAAAAGATTTTGACGGACTTGCCATTAAGCTTAATTTAAAAGGTATTTCTGAGGAAAACCTTAACGAAAATGAAGTTCTTGTAACAGCAAAGGCTGGTGAAAACTGGCATGAATTCGTTCTAGACTGTCTTGGAAAAAATTATGGCGGACTGGAAAATCTTTCTTTAATTCCAGGAAATGTAGGAACTTCTCCAATGCAGAATATCGGAGCCTACGGAACAGAAATCAAGGATGTATTTGTAAGCTGTAAGGTATTGGATCTGGAAAACCTTGAACTGAAGACTTTCAACCTTGAAGAATGCAGGTTTGGTTACAGAGATTCTATTTTCAAGCAGGAAGGGAAAGGCAGATATATTATTCTTGAAGTTACCTTTAGGCTTACTAAAAAAGATCACCACATCAAGACAGAATACGGAGCCATTACTTCTGAACTGAAAAACATGGGAATTGAGCAACCTACGATTCAAGATGTTTCTAAGGCCGTGATCAGCATCAGACAAAGTAAATTACCGGATCCCAAGGAGATTGGAAATGCCGGAAGCTTTTTTAAGAACCCTACCATTCCTTTGGCACAATTTGAAGCTCTTCAACAGAAGTTTGAAAATATTCAGGGATACCCAAACGGAAATATGGTAAAGGTTCCTGCAGGATGGCTCATTGAACAATGTGGATGGAAAGGTAAGCAGATTGGAAATGTAGCCTCACACAAGCTTCAGTCATTGGTGATCATCAACGCAACGGGAACTGCAACCGGAAAAGAGATTTTTGATTTCTCTACTGAAATCATCAATTCTGTAAAGGAAAAATTCGGGATAGAACTTGAGCGGGAAGTGAATATTATATAA
- a CDS encoding TonB-dependent receptor plug domain-containing protein, which translates to MTRSLFLVFFFIFSIQRIHAQDEKSQLNITVFDENNKELGGASVIINQTSLTTDKNGTTGISISNGKYLVKVLHPSYQEKELSISHSSPQNITIKLQPINKLDEIVVFSKESKGLTTKSVIDRQAMQHLQPSSFTDLMELLPGGLSKAPMLNSVNKATLRENTGIYTGNQYNTSSLGIQFMIDDNIINSNADMQVSLDEKQFLEAPKYRETSSSGVDMRTISTNDIEKVEVIRGIPSAAYGDLTSGLIKIERKIKASPLQARFKADGFSKQYYVGKGFKLTDTWQLSASADFLDSKSNPTDDFENYQRITASIRSKKISTLWSRPLEWRSNIDFSTNIDNKKYDPDNGYPSIDKYTSNNKRISFTNNFIYQLDKNSFFNKLALNTAIRQGFEKIEQVKLVQLSGPRSFSLATEQGENVGYFPDLRYVAEFSTEGKPLDITTFLQATGTKKTMGITHQYEAGLDWRYSKNNGKGLQYDMKTPPSASTGITRPRAYNAIPASSLFAAFVGDQMSYAIDQHKFTLYAGLRFSKNLGIDNSYAISKKVFTEPRLNFQYSLPHIMINNYPLKTDVTLGYGLFYKQPTLLMLYPNNEYWDYTQLNYYHNDAQYRYVNFMTYVQPRENKDIQAAKSIKKEIRLDLAYRNHEFFMTYFKENMNNGFRTMDQTAVHNYKQYDATKVDISQWTPNGPDLTNVPYEVKNIFGVYSTTENGSETLKQGIEFGYTSPRIKAINTRFTFTGAWFKSQYRNSAPVIYKPPVTIGSEIYPYYGIYKSDNGYINSNLNYNLLVDTYIPSLDLIVSTSFQGSLYDHSRNDRRIAEPISYYGMDGVIHPYTEADKTDTYKQWLVRNVSVSDNLDRLTTFTITGNVKITKSIYKALRTSLFVNRLFNYSAPYTFNNVTVYRKRMNTPYFGMELNYNF; encoded by the coding sequence ATGACTAGATCTTTATTTCTTGTTTTCTTTTTCATATTCAGTATACAGCGTATACACGCTCAGGATGAAAAATCACAACTGAACATCACCGTTTTTGATGAAAACAATAAAGAATTAGGAGGCGCTTCTGTTATCATCAACCAGACCTCTTTAACTACTGATAAGAATGGAACTACCGGTATTTCTATTTCCAATGGTAAGTATCTTGTAAAAGTTCTTCACCCAAGCTATCAGGAAAAGGAACTGAGCATCAGTCATTCTTCCCCACAAAATATCACCATCAAGCTTCAGCCGATCAACAAACTGGATGAAATTGTTGTATTTTCCAAGGAAAGTAAGGGCTTAACAACCAAGTCTGTTATTGACAGACAGGCCATGCAGCATCTTCAGCCATCTAGTTTTACTGACTTAATGGAGCTACTTCCCGGAGGACTTTCTAAGGCACCGATGCTAAATTCAGTAAATAAAGCTACGCTTCGGGAAAATACAGGAATCTATACCGGTAATCAATATAACACCTCATCACTGGGTATACAGTTTATGATTGATGACAATATCATAAACTCTAATGCAGACATGCAGGTTTCATTGGACGAAAAACAGTTTCTGGAAGCTCCGAAATACAGGGAAACCTCATCTTCAGGAGTTGATATGAGAACCATTTCTACCAACGATATTGAAAAGGTAGAGGTCATTCGTGGTATTCCGTCTGCAGCCTATGGAGACTTAACTTCCGGATTAATCAAAATTGAAAGGAAAATAAAAGCATCTCCTTTACAGGCAAGATTCAAGGCGGATGGATTCAGTAAGCAGTATTATGTAGGTAAGGGGTTTAAATTAACTGATACATGGCAGTTGAGTGCCAGTGCAGATTTTCTGGATTCAAAATCAAATCCTACTGATGATTTTGAAAACTATCAGCGTATTACGGCCTCTATTCGTTCAAAAAAGATTTCCACACTATGGTCAAGACCATTGGAATGGAGATCAAACATTGATTTCTCTACGAATATTGATAATAAAAAGTATGACCCGGACAACGGATACCCATCTATTGACAAGTATACGTCCAACAATAAAAGAATCAGCTTCACGAATAATTTCATCTATCAGCTGGATAAGAATTCATTTTTCAATAAGCTGGCTTTAAATACAGCCATCCGTCAAGGATTTGAAAAGATAGAACAGGTAAAACTGGTACAATTATCAGGGCCACGCTCTTTTTCACTTGCTACCGAACAGGGAGAAAATGTAGGATATTTCCCGGATCTTCGTTATGTTGCTGAATTTTCTACAGAAGGAAAGCCATTGGATATTACTACTTTCCTACAAGCGACTGGTACAAAAAAAACAATGGGAATTACACATCAGTATGAAGCGGGTCTCGACTGGAGGTATTCTAAAAACAATGGTAAGGGACTTCAATATGATATGAAAACTCCGCCATCTGCCAGTACAGGTATTACAAGACCTAGAGCTTACAATGCCATTCCTGCTTCCAGTCTGTTCGCTGCTTTTGTAGGAGATCAAATGAGTTATGCTATTGACCAGCATAAATTCACTTTGTATGCAGGTTTAAGATTTTCTAAAAATCTGGGAATCGATAATTCCTACGCCATCAGTAAAAAGGTATTCACAGAACCTAGATTGAATTTTCAATACAGTCTGCCTCATATCATGATCAATAATTATCCTTTAAAAACAGATGTTACACTAGGATATGGACTTTTCTACAAACAACCTACTTTATTGATGCTTTACCCAAATAATGAATATTGGGATTATACGCAGCTGAACTATTATCATAATGATGCACAATACAGATATGTCAACTTTATGACGTATGTACAGCCAAGAGAAAATAAGGATATTCAGGCAGCAAAAAGTATAAAAAAGGAAATCCGTTTAGATCTCGCCTATAGAAATCATGAGTTCTTTATGACCTATTTCAAGGAAAACATGAACAATGGCTTCCGTACTATGGATCAGACAGCTGTTCACAATTATAAACAATATGATGCCACAAAGGTGGATATTTCTCAATGGACTCCCAACGGACCAGACTTAACGAATGTTCCGTATGAAGTAAAAAATATTTTCGGGGTCTACTCCACTACAGAGAATGGAAGCGAAACCCTGAAACAAGGTATCGAATTTGGCTATACCTCCCCAAGAATAAAGGCTATCAACACCAGGTTTACCTTTACGGGAGCATGGTTTAAGTCACAATACAGAAATTCAGCGCCTGTTATTTATAAACCCCCGGTAACCATTGGTTCAGAGATTTACCCTTATTATGGAATCTACAAAAGCGATAATGGATACATTAATTCAAATTTAAATTACAACCTTCTTGTAGATACTTATATCCCAAGCCTAGATCTGATTGTTTCAACATCATTTCAGGGTAGTTTATATGATCACTCGAGAAATGACAGAAGAATTGCCGAACCTATTTCTTATTATGGAATGGATGGTGTAATACATCCTTACACAGAAGCCGACAAAACAGATACCTATAAACAATGGCTGGTAAGAAATGTTTCCGTTTCTGATAATCTGGACAGGCTTACCACATTTACAATCACAGGAAATGTAAAGATCACGAAAAGCATTTATAAGGCATTGCGCACCTCATTATTTGTTAACAGACTTTTCAATTATAGTGCACCGTACACATTCAACAATGTGACGGTATACAGAAAAAGGATGAATACCCCTTACTTCGGAATGGAATTAAACTACAATTTTTAA
- a CDS encoding DUF4876 domain-containing protein, which produces MKKTVLLLSFVAMMGAAFTVTSCTDDEFGVQTAQIGVLTLSFTGENINSYENLDIELREVNTGAIINKKTQKVTATSIQVPYGSYKIIVNGKVVTTQLTTTDAAGTAVADITTMATNITVPLYFKTFHEDFIIEEVFFTGVKTPDGKNYNSSRYFKIVNNTDKVLYADNLIIGQSQFMTTEDDNPTPYDVNQYFPVKGVLILPTNEVDQAIKKYPVQPGDFIVVADNAINHKAQTSTAFDLHNADFEFPSTAPALGQVDNPAVPNVDVAFTTAKNMFIMHNRGFESYVIARFPAGESKDTFLQNRKYDFSYINSAGTVTKRSVYSIPNSWIIDGVNNSVPTKFFHTLTAPGIDAGWTSAGSVDSDPTRFGKSVRRKITGKMVGNKNLYMDTNNSSNDFVKDSEASLKDGIVH; this is translated from the coding sequence ATGAAAAAAACAGTTTTACTATTAAGCTTTGTAGCCATGATGGGAGCTGCATTTACAGTAACCTCATGTACAGATGATGAATTCGGAGTACAGACCGCACAAATTGGTGTCCTAACTTTATCTTTTACCGGTGAGAATATTAATTCTTACGAAAATCTGGATATTGAACTTCGAGAAGTGAATACAGGAGCGATTATCAACAAAAAAACTCAAAAAGTAACGGCAACCTCCATACAAGTTCCTTATGGTTCTTATAAGATTATTGTGAATGGTAAAGTAGTTACCACTCAGTTGACAACTACTGATGCCGCCGGTACCGCAGTTGCTGATATTACCACAATGGCGACCAATATTACGGTTCCTCTATATTTTAAAACATTCCATGAGGATTTTATCATTGAAGAAGTATTCTTTACAGGAGTTAAAACTCCGGATGGTAAAAACTATAACTCTAGCCGTTATTTTAAAATCGTAAATAATACGGACAAAGTTTTATATGCAGATAACCTGATCATTGGCCAGTCTCAATTTATGACGACTGAAGATGATAACCCTACTCCTTATGACGTCAACCAATATTTTCCGGTAAAAGGAGTTCTGATTTTACCTACAAACGAAGTAGATCAAGCCATAAAGAAATACCCTGTACAACCAGGTGACTTTATCGTTGTAGCAGATAATGCAATTAACCACAAAGCGCAGACAAGTACCGCTTTTGATCTTCATAATGCAGACTTTGAATTCCCCTCAACAGCTCCGGCTCTGGGACAGGTTGACAATCCGGCTGTACCTAATGTAGATGTTGCCTTTACTACAGCAAAGAATATGTTTATCATGCACAACAGAGGGTTTGAAAGCTACGTAATAGCACGTTTCCCGGCTGGAGAATCAAAAGACACCTTCCTTCAAAACCGTAAATACGATTTTAGTTATATCAATTCTGCGGGAACCGTTACCAAAAGAAGTGTTTATTCAATTCCAAATTCATGGATCATAGATGGAGTTAATAATAGTGTTCCTACCAAGTTTTTCCACACATTAACAGCTCCTGGCATTGATGCAGGATGGACTTCTGCAGGATCAGTAGACAGTGACCCTACCCGTTTCGGAAAATCTGTAAGACGTAAGATTACTGGAAAAATGGTAGGGAATAAAAATCTTTACATGGACACCAACAATTCTTCGAATGACTTCGTTAAGGATTCCGAAGCTAGTTTAAAAGACGGTATTGTTCATTAA
- a CDS encoding DUF6850 family outer membrane beta-barrel protein: protein MFNTKTFFFLVLVNMCFPSVKAQDSISLFKTINNQYDTERNFKDNFFNNPASMSGYSPSSFSEFRVGYHNNDKKIYRQQLGNGDKGLTVEAKSFQKLKPNRYVWGNASYQNLKTGLLQWNESLDYDRVAPYITADSAGGKLNLEHYQFAGGYLQKFNRWTIAGQVSYLAQMGFRAKDPRLKSTTSDLRIKAGLNYNFYKEYEIGVFGEFSKYTQNSSITFQSLLGRPYTYQMSGFGFSNYLFNGSANPNVSFEEFAYKGGLQIANKKGRDFYLQAAWGKSNNIKSYVNSTSSNLFYDLSDLENKTIEVEGAKFLSINEKNRIGLLANFTSSVKTGYEYGYSLNTASLQQIYKRKSYRKEDYTTVVKGFYQYTQEDFSVTATPFFAYEEIKERRLYPTAGQKFTYSYFGINVDYKQRIKENHVLTVQPYFSQRVVGKNFNALTTTGNAAVNEWILQDYMYQASDMTTLGASVRYDFKLQKLPAFFVGVQYQSQKIQKENNNFVSASIGITF from the coding sequence ATGTTCAATACAAAAACATTTTTCTTTCTGGTATTGGTCAACATGTGTTTTCCCTCTGTGAAAGCACAGGACAGCATCAGTCTTTTTAAGACGATCAACAACCAATACGATACAGAGAGAAATTTTAAAGATAATTTTTTCAATAACCCGGCTTCCATGTCGGGTTATAGTCCTTCTTCATTTTCGGAGTTCCGTGTTGGCTATCATAACAATGATAAGAAAATTTACCGCCAGCAGCTCGGAAACGGAGATAAAGGCTTAACTGTGGAAGCAAAATCATTTCAAAAATTAAAACCAAACCGTTATGTCTGGGGAAATGCAAGCTATCAAAATCTAAAAACAGGACTACTCCAATGGAACGAATCATTAGATTATGACCGTGTAGCACCTTACATCACTGCAGATTCTGCCGGAGGAAAATTAAACCTTGAACACTATCAGTTTGCAGGAGGATATTTACAGAAATTTAACCGATGGACTATTGCAGGGCAAGTAAGCTATCTTGCGCAAATGGGATTCCGTGCCAAGGATCCAAGACTAAAAAGTACGACTTCTGATCTCCGCATAAAGGCAGGCTTGAACTATAATTTCTACAAAGAATATGAAATAGGAGTATTTGGTGAATTCAGCAAGTACACTCAAAATAGCTCCATTACATTTCAGAGTTTATTGGGTAGACCTTATACGTACCAGATGTCAGGTTTTGGATTTTCAAATTACTTGTTCAACGGAAGTGCCAATCCCAATGTTTCTTTTGAAGAATTCGCCTATAAAGGAGGGTTGCAGATCGCCAATAAAAAGGGTAGAGATTTTTATCTTCAGGCTGCTTGGGGGAAATCCAACAACATTAAAAGCTATGTGAACAGCACATCTTCCAACTTATTTTATGATCTTTCTGATCTGGAAAATAAAACTATTGAAGTGGAAGGAGCAAAATTCTTAAGTATCAATGAAAAAAACCGAATCGGACTTTTGGCCAACTTTACTTCTTCTGTAAAAACAGGCTATGAATATGGGTATTCACTGAATACAGCAAGTTTACAACAGATTTATAAAAGAAAATCGTATCGTAAGGAAGATTATACCACTGTAGTAAAAGGGTTTTACCAGTACACTCAGGAAGACTTTTCTGTTACGGCAACTCCGTTCTTTGCATATGAAGAAATCAAGGAAAGAAGACTCTATCCTACTGCAGGTCAAAAATTTACGTATAGCTATTTCGGAATCAATGTAGATTATAAGCAGCGGATCAAAGAAAATCACGTATTGACAGTACAACCTTATTTCTCGCAAAGAGTAGTTGGCAAAAATTTCAATGCATTAACTACTACAGGAAATGCAGCTGTAAACGAATGGATTCTTCAGGATTATATGTACCAGGCAAGTGATATGACCACGTTGGGAGCCTCAGTAAGATATGACTTTAAACTGCAAAAACTTCCTGCTTTCTTTGTAGGAGTACAGTATCAGTCTCAGAAGATTCAGAAAGAAAATAATAATTTTGTAAGTGCGAGTATCGGGATAACATTTTAG
- a CDS encoding cytochrome-c peroxidase, which yields MKKIIYWGLGGAVMILLSFTPKVNQELFELQEPTIEDIVKSYKKAISEWPKPTIDYGVKWNEFSPITSDSAFFAEQDKPNIILGKTLFFDPKLSQSNQISCSSCHDPEMGWSDRRHVALGNDHLQGNRNTISLYNIAERQLFFWDGRAKTLEEQAAGPLSAHHEMAMDVKTLPAKIQALKGYKPLFKNAYGDEKVTYERIVKAIADFQKTIKSQPSRFDKFLEGKYTALSDEEIYGMHIFRTKARCMNCHSGQYLTDESFHNIGLTYYKRKYEDLGLYNITKNAEDVGKFKTPQLRDLMLTQPWMHNGLFNELEGVVNMYNSGMHMIDPSPEAKQKDPLYPVTDPLLKPLKLTKEERKALVSFLEALSGTKYKMRRPDFPVE from the coding sequence ATGAAAAAAATAATCTATTGGGGATTAGGCGGAGCTGTAATGATCTTACTAAGCTTTACTCCTAAGGTAAATCAGGAACTTTTCGAACTTCAGGAGCCTACCATTGAAGATATTGTGAAAAGCTATAAGAAAGCAATATCAGAATGGCCAAAACCAACTATTGACTATGGTGTAAAATGGAATGAGTTCTCACCCATTACATCTGACTCCGCATTTTTTGCAGAGCAAGACAAGCCCAATATTATCTTGGGGAAAACGCTATTTTTTGATCCAAAATTATCCCAATCCAACCAGATCTCATGCAGCTCATGTCATGATCCTGAAATGGGGTGGTCAGACCGAAGACATGTAGCCTTAGGAAACGATCACCTTCAAGGAAACAGAAATACAATATCTCTTTATAATATTGCGGAAAGACAGCTGTTTTTCTGGGACGGAAGAGCAAAAACCCTTGAAGAGCAGGCAGCCGGTCCTTTGAGCGCTCATCATGAGATGGCCATGGATGTAAAAACACTACCTGCAAAAATCCAGGCATTAAAAGGATATAAACCGCTTTTCAAAAATGCCTATGGGGACGAAAAGGTAACCTATGAGAGAATTGTAAAAGCTATTGCAGACTTCCAGAAAACCATCAAAAGCCAGCCAAGCCGTTTTGATAAGTTTTTAGAAGGAAAATACACTGCATTATCTGACGAGGAGATCTATGGGATGCATATTTTCCGGACCAAGGCAAGATGTATGAACTGCCACAGCGGCCAGTACCTTACAGACGAATCTTTTCATAATATCGGGTTGACCTATTATAAAAGAAAATATGAGGATCTTGGGTTGTATAATATTACCAAAAATGCTGAAGATGTAGGTAAGTTCAAAACTCCTCAATTAAGAGATCTGATGCTTACACAACCATGGATGCACAATGGACTTTTCAATGAACTTGAAGGAGTTGTAAATATGTACAACAGCGGAATGCACATGATAGACCCCTCTCCCGAAGCGAAGCAAAAGGACCCGCTTTATCCTGTGACTGACCCTTTATTAAAGCCTTTAAAGCTGACGAAAGAAGAACGAAAGGCACTGGTTTCTTTCCTTGAAGCTCTTTCGGGAACAAAGTATAAAATGAGAAGACCTGATTTCCCCGTGGAATAA
- the proC gene encoding pyrroline-5-carboxylate reductase codes for MKIAILGAGNMGLSFSKSFLKYELIKPENLHLIIRNSSKISKIAEEFTKSKISTFEEVKDLDADLIIIAVKPQDFQTVAQNIQFTLKENQMVLSIMAGINIEKIQKLLNHPLVVRAMPNSPTLLGMGITGYTAAAGISFSQLINIERLLNSTGRSVYLENEDLLDGVTALSGSGPAYFYYIIDAMIRAGVEMGIEENLSKLFVKQTMLGAYHLINNSEKNLEELIKDVASKGGTTEAALKTFEENNFKEILKQGILNAEKRAKELNN; via the coding sequence ATGAAAATAGCTATTTTGGGAGCCGGAAACATGGGATTGTCATTTTCAAAATCATTTTTGAAATATGAACTGATCAAGCCAGAAAACCTTCATCTTATCATTCGAAATTCATCAAAAATTTCCAAAATAGCGGAAGAATTTACCAAGTCAAAAATTTCCACCTTTGAAGAGGTGAAAGATCTGGATGCAGACCTTATCATTATTGCTGTAAAGCCACAGGATTTCCAGACTGTTGCTCAGAATATTCAATTTACCTTAAAGGAAAACCAGATGGTTCTGTCCATCATGGCCGGAATTAATATTGAGAAAATTCAAAAATTATTGAACCATCCATTGGTGGTAAGAGCTATGCCCAACTCTCCTACTCTTTTAGGAATGGGAATTACAGGTTATACCGCTGCAGCCGGCATCTCATTCAGCCAGCTTATCAATATTGAAAGGCTATTAAACAGTACAGGAAGGTCTGTTTATCTGGAGAATGAAGACCTATTGGATGGTGTTACCGCACTTTCAGGAAGCGGGCCTGCTTACTTTTATTATATTATTGATGCCATGATCAGGGCAGGAGTGGAAATGGGAATTGAAGAAAACCTTTCCAAGCTTTTTGTAAAGCAAACCATGCTGGGAGCTTATCATTTAATTAACAACTCTGAAAAAAACCTTGAAGAACTTATTAAGGATGTTGCCTCCAAGGGCGGAACTACAGAAGCAGCCTTAAAAACATTTGAGGAAAACAATTTTAAAGAAATTTTAAAGCAGGGAATTTTAAATGCTGAAAAGCGAGCTAAAGAACTAAATAACTAA
- a CDS encoding VanZ family protein, producing MLKKIYKIIIIPYSLFLLYLMFLGMGRFQYDDNLITVEPVFSTIKFIQGAMSWKDIVVIVIGNIVMFIPFGFLGWIFPELRKLKTLIFTFVSAIVIVEALQYFTRMGIFEVDDIILNTFGVYLGWRFCRFIEKRFSYLVL from the coding sequence ATGTTAAAGAAAATTTATAAAATCATTATTATTCCTTATTCGCTGTTTTTGCTCTACCTGATGTTTCTGGGAATGGGTAGGTTTCAGTATGATGATAACTTGATTACGGTGGAACCAGTTTTCTCTACCATCAAATTTATTCAGGGGGCAATGTCCTGGAAAGATATTGTAGTGATTGTAATTGGAAATATTGTAATGTTTATTCCTTTTGGTTTTCTGGGATGGATCTTTCCGGAATTAAGGAAGCTGAAAACATTGATTTTTACTTTTGTTTCAGCAATTGTCATTGTAGAAGCACTCCAATACTTTACAAGAATGGGAATATTTGAGGTAGACGATATCATCCTGAATACTTTTGGAGTGTATTTAGGATGGCGGTTTTGTCGGTTTATTGAAAAAAGGTTTAGTTATTTAGTTCTTTAG
- the lnt gene encoding apolipoprotein N-acyltransferase: MKYVLLTLISAMLLSVSWPTYGVPFFIFFALVPLLMMEHGISKFSDYKRKGWIIFGLSYLCFIIWNVVTTGWLYGSKNPDGSHSMMAVVFPVLVNSLLYSLVFQCYHWYKNAQGTYWGLGFFIAIWMSFEKFHLGWELTWPWLNLGNVFSDYPKLIQWYDTLGATGGSFWILLINVLIFYTVRTWEAGRKTKDLIRNSSIVAGLIAIPMIISIIKYNNFNEKPSGQVNVLMLQPDLDPYAEKYSKDSLTIEQDLLNLAEKNSTTKIDYYIAPETALPGRGSISETAFEKSLLLNNIKDFLAKHPGSVFATGISSHRFYFDPAKVPSEAYPINPGVWVASYNTSIQLAPNQKVQVYHKGKLVPGVEIFPYMSVLKPILGDAMLNLGGTVASLGTDKERVAFSNPYNKGKIAPIICYESIYGEFVTDYVKKGANFLGIMTNDSWWGVTEGHKQLLSYAKLRAIETRREIARAANSGISAHINAKGEIVADTFYGDQTTLFAKVNLYDTMTFYSRAGDLLSRFSIFALGFLLFYFLIKWFQAKTKKA; the protein is encoded by the coding sequence ATGAAATACGTTCTACTTACACTTATTTCAGCAATGCTGCTGTCGGTTTCATGGCCAACTTATGGAGTTCCGTTTTTTATATTTTTCGCTCTTGTTCCTCTTTTGATGATGGAACATGGAATTTCAAAATTTTCAGATTATAAAAGAAAAGGCTGGATCATCTTTGGACTCTCCTATCTTTGCTTTATCATCTGGAATGTTGTGACCACAGGATGGTTATATGGTTCTAAAAACCCGGACGGAAGCCACTCTATGATGGCTGTTGTATTTCCGGTTCTTGTTAACTCTCTTTTATATTCCTTGGTTTTCCAGTGCTATCATTGGTACAAAAATGCACAGGGAACTTATTGGGGACTTGGATTCTTTATTGCCATCTGGATGAGTTTTGAGAAATTTCACTTGGGTTGGGAGCTTACCTGGCCTTGGCTGAACTTGGGTAACGTGTTTTCAGATTATCCTAAATTAATTCAATGGTATGATACCTTAGGAGCAACCGGCGGAAGCTTCTGGATTCTTCTCATCAATGTCTTAATTTTCTATACTGTAAGAACATGGGAAGCAGGAAGAAAAACAAAGGATTTGATTAGAAATTCATCCATTGTAGCAGGCTTAATTGCTATTCCGATGATTATTTCAATCATTAAGTATAACAACTTCAATGAAAAACCATCCGGGCAAGTCAATGTCCTGATGCTGCAACCTGATCTTGATCCTTACGCAGAAAAATATTCTAAGGACAGTTTAACAATTGAGCAGGATCTTCTTAATCTTGCGGAAAAAAACTCGACTACAAAAATTGATTACTATATAGCTCCGGAAACAGCGCTTCCGGGCAGAGGCTCTATTTCTGAAACTGCTTTTGAAAAGAGTTTACTTTTAAATAATATCAAAGACTTTTTAGCCAAACATCCGGGATCTGTTTTTGCAACAGGGATTTCTTCACATCGTTTTTATTTTGATCCTGCCAAAGTACCTAGTGAAGCTTATCCAATAAATCCAGGGGTCTGGGTGGCAAGCTACAATACATCTATTCAGCTTGCGCCTAATCAAAAAGTACAGGTATATCACAAAGGAAAACTTGTTCCGGGTGTTGAAATCTTCCCTTATATGAGTGTTCTTAAACCTATTCTGGGCGATGCAATGCTTAATCTGGGCGGAACTGTAGCCTCCTTGGGAACAGATAAAGAAAGAGTGGCTTTTTCTAATCCTTACAACAAAGGGAAAATTGCTCCTATTATTTGCTATGAAAGCATTTACGGTGAATTTGTAACTGACTATGTAAAAAAGGGGGCTAACTTCTTAGGAATTATGACCAATGACTCATGGTGGGGAGTTACGGAAGGACATAAGCAGCTTTTATCCTATGCCAAATTGAGAGCCATCGAAACCCGAAGAGAAATTGCTCGTGCTGCTAACAGTGGAATTTCAGCGCATATCAATGCAAAAGGTGAAATAGTGGCTGATACATTCTATGGTGACCAAACCACTCTGTTTGCCAAGGTAAATCTTTATGATACCATGACGTTCTACTCGAGGGCAGGAGATCTTCTTTCAAGATTTTCAATCTTTGCCTTAGGATTTCTATTATTTTATTTTCTGATTAAATGGTTTCAGGCAAAAACAAAGAAGGCATAG